AAAGCTAAACAAGTAGCACATTCTAATGTAGTAAATGCTATTTTAACGATTTTCTTCTTATTAGTTACCATAATAGTTGGAATTAAATTCGTTCTAATTTGGAAAGAAAGTTATTCTAATAGGTTTAGCATTCCACTTAAAGAAGTGGTTTATGAAAAAGCAGCTTCGTGAGTTTTTTTACGCAATGCTTGGAGCACCTGATTATGAAAAATATTTAGAGCATTTTAAGAAAATGCACCCTGATAAAACTCCTTTAACTAAAAAGGAGTTTTTCATAGAACAAACAAGCAAGCGTAAAACAAAATGCTGATAAAGATAAGTAGCTAGTTAGCTAATACAAATTATCTTTATTAGCATTAAAAATATTCTAAAACTTTTTAAATTTAAATCTTTCTATAACTTTATTTATTTTAAAAAATATTAAATAAATTATTAAATAATTT
This genomic interval from Campylobacter sp. MG1 contains the following:
- a CDS encoding YbdD/YjiX family protein, coding for MKKQLREFFYAMLGAPDYEKYLEHFKKMHPDKTPLTKKEFFIEQTSKRKTKC